From Cellulophaga lytica DSM 7489, a single genomic window includes:
- the der gene encoding ribosome biogenesis GTPase Der has protein sequence MSAIVAIVGRPNVGKSTFFNRLIQRREAIVDAVSGVTRDRHYGKSDWNGVEFSLIDTGGYVLGSEDVFEAEIDKQVELAIDEADAIVFMVDVESGVTGMDEDVAKLLRRVDKPIFLVVNKVDNAKRAEDAVEFYSLGLGDYFTIASINGSGTGDLLDAVVKVLPEKETENDDLPRFAVVGRPNAGKSSFINALIGEERYIVTDVAGTTRDSIDTKYNRFGFEFNLVDTAGIRRKAKVKEDLEFYSVMRSVRAIEHADVCILMLDATRGFDGQVENIFWLAQRNNKGIVILVNKWDLVEDKETNTIKEYTTRIKQAIAPFTDVPIIFISVLTKQRIFKAIETAVEVYNNRARKIQTRKFNDVMLPIIENNPPPAYKGKFVKIKFCTQLPTPYPQFAFFCNLPQYVRDPYKRFLENKLRENFNFEGVPISLFMRKK, from the coding sequence ATGAGTGCTATTGTTGCCATCGTAGGAAGACCAAATGTAGGGAAGTCCACTTTTTTTAATAGATTAATTCAACGTAGAGAAGCAATTGTAGATGCTGTAAGTGGTGTTACAAGAGATCGTCACTACGGTAAAAGTGATTGGAATGGGGTTGAGTTTTCTCTAATAGACACTGGTGGGTACGTATTAGGAAGTGAGGATGTTTTTGAAGCAGAAATTGATAAACAAGTAGAATTAGCTATAGATGAGGCAGATGCCATTGTCTTTATGGTAGACGTAGAGTCTGGTGTAACTGGTATGGATGAAGATGTTGCTAAGTTGTTACGCAGAGTAGATAAGCCTATTTTTTTAGTAGTTAATAAGGTAGATAATGCTAAAAGAGCAGAGGATGCCGTAGAATTTTATTCATTAGGTTTAGGAGATTATTTTACTATTGCTAGTATTAACGGTAGTGGTACCGGAGATTTATTAGATGCAGTTGTAAAAGTATTGCCAGAAAAAGAAACAGAAAATGATGATTTGCCAAGGTTTGCTGTAGTTGGTAGACCAAATGCCGGTAAGTCTTCTTTTATAAACGCTTTAATTGGTGAAGAGAGGTATATTGTTACAGATGTTGCTGGTACTACCAGAGACAGTATAGATACAAAATACAACAGATTTGGTTTTGAGTTTAATTTGGTAGATACTGCAGGTATACGTAGAAAAGCCAAAGTAAAAGAAGATTTAGAATTTTATTCTGTAATGCGTTCTGTTAGAGCAATAGAGCACGCAGATGTTTGTATTTTAATGCTAGACGCCACTCGTGGTTTTGATGGTCAGGTAGAAAACATTTTTTGGTTAGCACAGCGTAATAATAAAGGTATTGTTATATTAGTTAATAAGTGGGATTTGGTAGAGGACAAAGAAACAAATACCATAAAAGAATACACTACACGTATTAAGCAAGCCATAGCACCTTTTACAGATGTGCCTATAATTTTTATATCTGTACTTACTAAGCAACGTATTTTTAAAGCTATAGAAACTGCTGTTGAGGTATACAATAATAGAGCAAGAAAAATACAAACACGTAAGTTTAATGATGTTATGTTGCCTATTATAGAAAACAATCCTCCACCAGCATATAAAGGTAAATTTGTTAAAATTAAATTTTGTACGCAATTGCCAACTCCTTACCCGCAGTTTGCATTTTTCTGTAACTTGCCACAATATGTAAGAGACCCGTACAAGCGCTTTTTAGAAAATAAATTAAGAGAGAATTTTAATTTTGAAGGAGTTCCTATTTCTTTATTTATGAGAAAAAAGTAA
- a CDS encoding choice-of-anchor I family protein, whose product MKKYVLSAALFVALFVSCDKDDNSGGDTPIDTSALTFNRVGGFTNGTGDEGFAEISAYDKVSKKLFVVNPNNNEVSVWDISSPESPSKLNSIALTGTPNSVATYNGLLAVAVENANKQANGQIAIYNTDTQSLENTYTTGALPDMVTFSPDGNYIISANEGEPNDDYTVDPEGSITVVDLKKNEVVQLGFAGFNNQNIGDNFRVFGPGATVAQDIEPEYVAVSKDSRFAYVSLQENNGIAVVNLNSKSITQVFGLGIKDHMLADNMLDASNKDDIVGNFKNWPVKGFYMPDAITYASINGAGYIISANEGDSRDYDGYSEEERVKDVTLDPTVFPNAADLQLDENLGRLKITTANGDTDNDGDFDELYSYGARSFTIWNTDGSLVYDSGDAIGRKTLEVNPAYFNADEGEADGRSDDKGAEPESVATLKIEDATLLFVGLERTGGVMVYDISNPAAPEYVHWIFNGSDVAPEGLLTVSADDSPSGENLVIITNEVSNTVSIYEVK is encoded by the coding sequence ATGAAAAAATATGTATTAAGCGCCGCATTATTTGTTGCGCTATTTGTTTCTTGTGATAAAGACGATAACAGTGGCGGTGATACTCCTATAGACACATCTGCCTTAACATTTAACAGAGTAGGTGGTTTTACCAACGGAACCGGAGATGAAGGTTTTGCAGAAATTAGTGCCTATGATAAGGTTTCTAAAAAACTGTTTGTTGTAAATCCTAATAATAATGAGGTATCTGTTTGGGATATATCTTCTCCTGAGTCGCCATCTAAATTAAACTCTATAGCATTAACAGGCACACCAAATAGTGTGGCTACTTATAATGGTTTGTTGGCTGTTGCAGTAGAGAATGCTAATAAACAAGCAAACGGACAAATTGCAATTTATAATACAGATACACAATCTTTAGAAAACACCTATACAACTGGTGCTTTACCAGATATGGTAACTTTTAGTCCAGATGGTAATTACATTATATCTGCTAATGAAGGGGAGCCAAATGATGATTATACTGTAGATCCAGAAGGGTCTATAACTGTTGTAGATTTAAAAAAGAATGAAGTTGTACAATTAGGTTTTGCTGGTTTTAACAATCAAAACATAGGTGATAATTTTAGAGTATTTGGTCCTGGTGCAACTGTTGCACAAGATATAGAGCCAGAGTATGTAGCGGTTTCTAAAGACAGTAGGTTTGCTTACGTTTCTTTACAAGAAAATAATGGTATAGCTGTAGTTAACTTAAACTCTAAAAGTATTACTCAGGTTTTTGGTTTAGGCATAAAAGACCATATGCTAGCAGATAATATGTTAGATGCTAGTAATAAAGATGATATTGTTGGTAATTTTAAAAACTGGCCAGTAAAAGGTTTTTATATGCCAGATGCTATAACGTATGCATCTATAAACGGAGCAGGTTATATTATTTCTGCTAATGAAGGTGACTCTAGAGATTATGATGGGTATTCTGAAGAAGAGCGTGTTAAGGATGTAACTTTAGATCCTACAGTTTTTCCTAATGCAGCAGATCTTCAGTTAGATGAAAATTTAGGCAGACTTAAAATTACTACGGCAAATGGTGACACAGACAACGATGGTGATTTTGATGAGCTATATTCTTACGGAGCAAGATCTTTTACAATTTGGAATACAGATGGTTCTTTAGTTTATGATAGTGGAGATGCTATTGGAAGAAAAACGTTAGAAGTTAATCCTGCTTATTTTAATGCAGATGAAGGCGAGGCAGATGGTAGAAGTGATGATAAAGGAGCTGAACCAGAATCGGTTGCAACTTTAAAAATTGAAGATGCTACCTTGTTATTTGTTGGTTTAGAGCGTACAGGTGGTGTAATGGTTTATGATATTAGTAACCCAGCGGCACCAGAATATGTACACTGGATTTTTAATGGTAGTGATGTAGCACCTGAAGGCTTACTAACGGTATCTGCAGATGATAGTCCGTCTGGAGAAAATTTAGTGATAATTACCAATGAGGTTTCTAACACTGTATCTATTTACGAGGTTAAATAA
- the era gene encoding GTPase Era, translating into MTHKAGFVNIIGNPNVGKSTLMNAFVGEKLSIITSKAQTTRHRILGIVNGDDFQVILSDTPGIIKPAYELQSSMMDFVKTAFEDADILIYMVEIGEKALKDEAFFNKLKNSKIPVLLLLNKIDASEQEKLEEQVQYWQEQLPTAEIHPISALMNFNVKEVFLRIIELLPLSPAYYPKDQLTDKPERFFVNETIREKILQFYKKEVPYAVEIDTEEFFEDEDIIRMRAVIMVERDSQKGIIIGHKGSALKRVGVEARKDLEKFFDKQVHLELYVKVNKNWRSNANQLKRFGYNKG; encoded by the coding sequence ATGACTCATAAAGCCGGATTTGTAAATATTATAGGAAACCCAAATGTGGGTAAATCTACTTTAATGAACGCCTTTGTGGGCGAAAAACTGTCTATTATTACCTCTAAAGCACAAACTACAAGACACCGTATTTTGGGTATTGTTAATGGTGATGATTTTCAGGTAATACTTTCTGATACACCTGGTATTATAAAACCAGCTTATGAATTGCAAAGTTCTATGATGGATTTTGTGAAGACTGCTTTTGAAGATGCTGATATTCTTATTTATATGGTAGAAATAGGAGAAAAAGCATTAAAAGATGAAGCGTTTTTTAATAAGTTGAAAAATAGTAAAATACCGGTACTATTATTATTAAATAAAATTGATGCCTCTGAGCAAGAAAAACTAGAGGAGCAAGTACAATATTGGCAAGAGCAATTGCCAACTGCAGAAATACACCCAATTTCTGCCTTAATGAACTTTAATGTAAAAGAGGTTTTTCTTAGAATTATAGAGCTGTTGCCACTGTCTCCTGCGTACTACCCTAAAGACCAGTTAACAGATAAGCCAGAACGTTTTTTTGTAAACGAAACTATTAGAGAAAAAATACTTCAATTTTATAAAAAAGAAGTTCCTTACGCTGTAGAAATAGATACAGAAGAGTTTTTTGAAGACGAAGATATTATTAGAATGCGTGCCGTAATTATGGTAGAAAGAGATTCGCAAAAAGGTATTATTATTGGTCACAAAGGTTCTGCTTTAAAAAGAGTAGGTGTAGAGGCACGTAAAGACTTAGAAAAGTTTTTTGACAAGCAAGTACACTTAGAGCTTTACGTTAAAGTAAATAAAAATTGGCGTAGCAATGCAAACCAGTTAAAACGTTTTGGTTACAATAAAGGCTAG
- a CDS encoding Na+/H+ antiporter NhaC family protein, producing MDNYGWLSILPPIIAIVLALRTKQVYIALLFGIWFSWIIINDWNFLTGTLSAIEGMVNVFKSEGNTRTIMFSALVGALLLFIQYSKGVEGFINQLNKVIAYFEKKQKGYSRVIVQLLALLTGILLFVETSISSLTVGTLYRPVFDKLKIPREKLAYIADSSSAPSSILIPFNAWGAFIMGLLVTQGLDNPFGLMLSSVAYNFYPILAIAIVIIVIVSKKDIGPMAKAEKRTLETGKLLNDNSKPMLSSEVTSLAPKEGIKAKAYNMIIPLATMVFMMPINLVYTGWGNVTDAVSTSDHIFKAIGQGSGSSSVLYAVLTAILVAMVLYRSQKIMKTKEMIDLVLKGISELMPLALLMLLAFAIGDACNELGTGKFVAEWSKDWLSPEFLPAIIFVISSFIAFSTGTSWGTFAIMMAIAIPMAEVHQAPITLVIAATLGGGIFGDHCSPISDTSIISSMSSASDHIDHVNTQLPYALIGGIITIILYLILGFAL from the coding sequence ATGGATAATTACGGTTGGCTATCAATATTACCTCCAATAATTGCAATTGTACTAGCATTACGTACCAAACAAGTATACATAGCGTTGCTTTTTGGTATTTGGTTTTCGTGGATAATTATAAACGATTGGAACTTTTTAACGGGTACTTTAAGCGCCATAGAAGGTATGGTAAATGTATTTAAGTCAGAAGGGAATACAAGAACCATAATGTTTAGTGCCTTGGTGGGTGCGTTGCTCTTATTTATTCAGTACTCAAAAGGAGTAGAGGGCTTTATAAATCAGCTTAACAAAGTAATTGCGTATTTCGAGAAAAAACAAAAAGGCTACAGCAGAGTAATTGTACAGTTACTAGCATTACTTACAGGTATTTTGTTATTTGTAGAAACCAGTATAAGCTCTTTAACGGTTGGTACGTTGTACAGACCAGTTTTTGATAAACTAAAAATACCAAGAGAAAAACTAGCGTATATAGCAGATTCTAGTTCTGCGCCATCATCTATATTAATCCCTTTTAATGCCTGGGGAGCTTTTATTATGGGCTTGTTGGTGACACAAGGATTAGACAATCCGTTTGGGTTAATGCTATCATCTGTAGCGTATAATTTTTATCCCATTTTAGCCATTGCAATAGTAATAATTGTAATTGTGTCTAAAAAAGATATTGGTCCTATGGCCAAAGCAGAAAAAAGAACACTAGAAACAGGTAAGCTTTTAAACGACAATTCTAAACCTATGTTATCTAGTGAGGTTACTTCGTTAGCACCTAAAGAGGGTATTAAAGCAAAGGCGTATAATATGATTATTCCTTTGGCTACAATGGTGTTTATGATGCCAATAAATTTGGTGTACACTGGTTGGGGTAATGTTACAGATGCTGTATCAACATCAGACCATATTTTTAAAGCAATTGGTCAAGGCTCTGGATCTTCTTCTGTGTTATACGCTGTATTAACCGCTATTTTGGTGGCAATGGTGTTGTACAGGTCTCAAAAAATAATGAAAACCAAAGAAATGATAGACTTGGTTTTAAAAGGTATTAGTGAGCTTATGCCATTAGCATTACTTATGTTATTGGCATTTGCAATTGGCGATGCTTGTAACGAGTTGGGTACAGGTAAATTTGTAGCAGAATGGTCTAAAGACTGGTTGTCTCCAGAGTTTTTACCAGCCATAATATTTGTAATTAGCTCTTTTATAGCATTTTCTACAGGTACATCATGGGGTACATTTGCAATAATGATGGCTATAGCAATACCAATGGCAGAGGTGCACCAAGCACCTATAACGCTTGTAATTGCAGCAACTTTAGGTGGTGGTATTTTTGGTGATCATTGTTCACCAATATCAGACACCTCTATAATATCGTCAATGTCTTCTGCCAGTGACCATATAGATCACGTAAATACGCAGTTACCATATGCATTAATTGGTGGTATTATTACAATTATATTATACTTAATTTTAGGGTTTGCATTATAG
- a CDS encoding TM2 domain-containing protein yields MKDRQTAGLLAIFLGTLGVHKFYLGQNLYGILFLLLIILFPLGTIISVIQGIIWLTQSDEKFNAKHGFSDSNTTQTIVESSSSFINSNLVKAKKFTQKNISKSYLTGCTWALASETDNIQYIFRDNNSLLISKNGLVDKRTYELIIDNNSILISDNEKTELYNIVLVQNDFLFLNKVSENRILRFANQTKFKDLLKAEFIKMVNEIEKEYNRKSTSNNVLYSYRDENGGRVVTEVDLNDETLDKTTRERAILQNQIREDSNKRYNSDPEYKNAVDNVINNMVSGNVNRQKDLSLDTKFYYMERGTTFGPITGKKLISLVNNQQINKNCFVRQESENGFEKRAYEIVELIEK; encoded by the coding sequence ATGAAAGACCGACAAACAGCAGGACTATTAGCAATATTTTTAGGAACATTAGGAGTTCATAAATTTTATCTTGGACAAAACCTATATGGAATTCTATTTTTATTACTAATAATTTTATTTCCTCTTGGAACTATAATAAGTGTTATTCAGGGGATAATTTGGTTAACACAATCAGATGAAAAATTCAATGCTAAACACGGATTTTCTGATTCTAACACGACCCAAACTATTGTAGAATCATCTTCTTCTTTTATTAATTCTAACTTGGTAAAAGCAAAAAAATTCACTCAAAAGAATATTAGTAAATCATATTTAACTGGTTGCACCTGGGCATTGGCAAGTGAAACAGACAATATCCAATATATTTTTAGAGACAACAACAGTCTTCTCATATCAAAAAATGGACTTGTTGACAAAAGAACTTACGAATTGATAATTGACAACAATAGTATCCTTATTAGCGACAATGAAAAAACAGAATTGTACAATATTGTGTTAGTACAAAATGATTTTTTATTCTTAAACAAAGTTTCCGAAAATAGAATTTTGAGATTTGCAAATCAAACAAAATTCAAAGACCTACTAAAGGCGGAATTCATAAAAATGGTCAATGAAATTGAAAAAGAGTATAACAGGAAATCGACATCTAACAATGTACTATATAGCTATCGTGATGAAAACGGAGGTCGAGTTGTAACAGAAGTCGACTTGAACGACGAAACTTTGGACAAAACCACAAGAGAAAGGGCGATTTTACAAAATCAGATTAGGGAAGATTCAAATAAAAGATATAATTCAGACCCTGAATATAAAAATGCAGTTGACAATGTCATTAATAATATGGTTTCCGGGAATGTTAATCGACAAAAAGACCTTTCGTTAGATACTAAATTTTACTATATGGAAAGAGGTACTACATTTGGACCAATTACTGGGAAAAAATTAATTTCTTTAGTCAATAATCAACAGATTAATAAAAACTGCTTTGTTCGACAAGAATCTGAAAACGGCTTTGAAAAAAGAGCTTACGAAATAGTTGAATTAATAGAAAAATAA
- a CDS encoding Crp/Fnr family transcriptional regulator produces the protein MEDQLQLLRQHFEEIVSLTDEEWNFIQSHFEFKSLKKHQFLIQVGQPVDFEYWIIKGLVKAYSINEKGKEHILQFAMENYWVSDHCAFQHQEPGTIFVDCLEDSEFFCLSLENREKICFEVPAVANFFRIKSNHGYINLQQRILSLLTMTAESRYEYLLNKLPKLIQRVPKKLIASYLGVSRETLSRFNS, from the coding sequence ATGGAAGACCAGTTACAGTTACTAAGACAACATTTTGAAGAAATCGTTTCTTTAACTGATGAGGAGTGGAACTTTATACAATCGCACTTTGAATTTAAAAGTCTTAAAAAACACCAATTCTTAATACAAGTGGGGCAACCTGTAGATTTTGAATATTGGATTATCAAAGGCTTGGTAAAAGCGTATTCCATAAACGAAAAAGGCAAAGAACACATTCTTCAATTTGCTATGGAAAACTATTGGGTGAGCGACCATTGTGCTTTTCAGCATCAAGAACCAGGTACTATTTTTGTAGATTGTCTTGAAGATTCTGAGTTTTTCTGTTTGTCTTTAGAGAACAGGGAAAAAATTTGTTTTGAAGTGCCTGCCGTTGCCAACTTTTTCAGAATTAAATCAAACCACGGTTACATCAATCTGCAACAAAGAATCTTGTCTTTGCTTACAATGACAGCAGAAAGTAGGTATGAGTATCTATTAAACAAACTTCCGAAATTAATACAACGCGTTCCTAAAAAATTAATAGCTTCTTATTTAGGCGTATCCAGAGAGACTTTAAGTCGTTTTAACAGCTAA
- a CDS encoding MFS transporter codes for MKTKTIQGSQTVAKKKSLPAALWALTISAFAIGTTEFVIVGLLSTVASDLGTSLTSAGLLVSLYAIGVAIGAPILTALTGKIPRKQLLMGIMLLFIIGNGLAAISPSFELLLLSRVVTGFAHGVFFSIGSTIAASLVPKDKRATAISIMFAGLTVAIVTGVPLGTYIGQNFGWRATFIGVALLGLVGAIASLTLVPKNIKQSAPLRLIDQLKVIKNPSILLVLAITAFGYGGTFVTFTYLTPLLEEVTGFSSNMTSVFLLIYGIAIAIGNIIGGKVSNNKPGKALLVMFALQAIVLFVLYFTASSQSFAIVTLFFMGILAFSNVPALQLYVVKMAEKHLPGTEDVASALNIAAFNVGIAIGAYVGGMVVESSLGIEATPWVGGILVIVGFLLTLVLFKKEKI; via the coding sequence ATGAAAACTAAAACAATACAGGGCTCCCAAACGGTAGCCAAAAAGAAGAGTCTACCAGCAGCATTATGGGCATTGACCATAAGTGCATTTGCCATAGGAACAACGGAATTTGTAATTGTAGGTTTATTATCTACCGTTGCAAGTGACCTAGGCACATCATTAACGTCAGCAGGATTATTAGTTAGTCTGTACGCCATTGGTGTTGCTATTGGTGCACCCATTTTAACTGCCTTAACAGGTAAAATTCCAAGGAAACAATTACTAATGGGTATTATGTTACTATTTATAATTGGTAACGGTTTAGCAGCTATCTCACCAAGTTTTGAGTTGTTGCTATTATCTAGAGTCGTAACAGGTTTTGCTCACGGTGTATTCTTTTCTATTGGGTCCACCATTGCTGCTAGTTTGGTTCCAAAAGATAAGCGAGCAACTGCCATTTCTATAATGTTTGCAGGTCTTACTGTGGCTATTGTAACTGGTGTGCCTTTAGGAACATACATTGGTCAGAATTTTGGATGGAGAGCTACTTTTATTGGTGTTGCCCTTTTAGGATTAGTAGGTGCAATAGCTAGTTTAACTTTGGTTCCTAAAAACATCAAACAATCGGCTCCATTACGTCTTATAGACCAATTAAAAGTGATTAAGAATCCGTCTATTTTATTGGTGTTAGCCATTACTGCATTTGGTTATGGTGGTACGTTTGTCACTTTTACCTACTTAACTCCGCTGTTAGAAGAAGTAACTGGTTTCTCTTCAAATATGACTAGTGTATTCCTTTTAATTTATGGTATTGCCATAGCAATAGGAAATATTATTGGTGGTAAAGTATCTAACAATAAACCAGGCAAAGCATTATTAGTAATGTTTGCGTTACAAGCCATCGTATTGTTTGTGTTATACTTCACAGCTTCTAGTCAGAGTTTTGCTATAGTAACCTTGTTTTTTATGGGAATATTAGCCTTTTCAAACGTACCTGCATTGCAATTATACGTGGTGAAAATGGCGGAAAAACACTTACCAGGAACCGAAGATGTAGCATCTGCCTTAAACATTGCAGCTTTTAACGTCGGTATTGCTATTGGTGCCTATGTAGGCGGAATGGTTGTAGAATCGAGCTTAGGTATTGAAGCGACTCCTTGGGTAGGTGGTATTCTAGTAATTGTGGGATTCTTGTTAACCTTAGTTTTATTCAAAAAAGAAAAAATATAA
- a CDS encoding PQQ-binding-like beta-propeller repeat protein gives MGRWYSSNCGILVNLSFIQKRKNINKDILGNEKVEEDLIIVLKNDGEITSYDLETLHQKWNIKFTDSSYNKMRNQFKIENSILYATSTQKEIIAANVNDGSHYWKTEIGMHSGVDKRYVISGQHLPIQGNLIFLASNNKQLYAFNKYTGDKVWNYKLQFPYNNYTPVLNKENLVISNAPYVYSFKSQTGQAIWQRGFGNTPMYSLMQIDDKKAYVANEYNKVYALNIDDMASIAWEYQTEGKYANIDSNTILDGGNYYFASETDSKTLDVIALNSDNGELIWKTSLNIEGDDVRYFSKYNNYIFGFTKADDNAFFMLNATDGKQLKIRQPKEKILSNIFVYNGDLSFLTKNYFVTYNLKANKYTYKDIKLKYEVNDAFNLYFEIVKAN, from the coding sequence TTGGGTAGGTGGTATTCTAGTAATTGTGGGATTCTTGTTAACCTTAGTTTTATTCAAAAAAGAAAAAATATAAATAAGGATATTTTAGGTAATGAAAAAGTAGAGGAAGACCTTATTATTGTTTTAAAAAACGATGGAGAAATAACATCTTACGACCTAGAAACTTTACACCAGAAATGGAATATTAAGTTTACAGATAGCTCTTATAATAAAATGAGGAATCAGTTTAAAATTGAAAACTCTATTTTATATGCTACTAGTACACAGAAAGAAATTATTGCGGCTAATGTAAATGATGGTAGTCATTACTGGAAAACAGAAATTGGTATGCACTCTGGCGTAGATAAGAGGTATGTAATTAGTGGTCAGCATTTACCAATACAAGGAAATTTAATTTTTTTAGCTTCTAACAACAAACAATTATACGCTTTTAACAAATATACAGGAGACAAAGTATGGAACTACAAACTACAGTTTCCTTACAATAACTATACGCCTGTTTTAAACAAAGAGAATCTTGTAATATCTAACGCGCCTTATGTGTACTCTTTTAAATCACAAACAGGACAAGCCATTTGGCAAAGAGGTTTTGGTAATACTCCTATGTATTCTTTAATGCAGATTGATGATAAAAAAGCTTACGTTGCTAACGAATATAATAAAGTATATGCTCTAAATATTGACGATATGGCGTCTATAGCTTGGGAATACCAAACCGAGGGTAAATACGCTAATATAGATAGTAACACTATACTAGACGGTGGAAATTATTATTTTGCATCTGAAACAGATAGTAAAACATTAGATGTTATTGCTTTAAATAGTGATAATGGAGAACTAATATGGAAAACTAGTTTAAACATTGAGGGTGATGATGTTAGGTACTTTAGCAAATACAATAACTATATTTTTGGTTTTACAAAAGCAGACGACAATGCTTTTTTTATGTTAAACGCTACAGATGGTAAACAGTTAAAAATAAGACAGCCTAAAGAGAAGATATTATCTAACATTTTTGTTTATAATGGTGACTTGTCATTTTTAACAAAAAACTATTTTGTAACCTACAACCTTAAAGCAAACAAGTACACTTACAAAGATATTAAGCTTAAATATGAGGTTAATGATGCTTTTAATTTATATTTTGAAATTGTAAAAGCTAATTAA
- a CDS encoding SDR family oxidoreductase, giving the protein MKKTAYITGGSKGIGLGIAEALLKEGVSVAITARTQNDLVETEKHLKTIGDAEVLIIKSDVRNLADEEKAIQQVVDKWGGLDFCIANAGVGRFSPIDEMSAEDWNSVIDINLTGVFNTVKAAIPALKKSKGYIFTISSLAGTNFFENGAAYNASKFGVVGFSQAIMLDLRPYDIKVTTIMPGSVATYFNGHTPTDADAWKIQPEDIGQMVVDLIRMNPRTLPSKVEVRPSVPPSARK; this is encoded by the coding sequence ATGAAAAAAACAGCATACATAACAGGCGGATCTAAAGGAATTGGATTAGGAATAGCAGAAGCGTTGCTAAAAGAAGGAGTTAGTGTAGCTATTACTGCTAGAACACAGAACGATTTAGTTGAGACAGAAAAACACTTAAAAACAATAGGAGATGCAGAGGTTTTAATTATTAAATCTGATGTTAGGAACTTAGCAGATGAAGAAAAAGCTATACAGCAAGTTGTAGACAAATGGGGTGGTTTAGATTTTTGTATTGCAAATGCAGGAGTAGGGAGGTTTTCTCCTATAGATGAAATGAGTGCAGAAGACTGGAACTCGGTTATAGATATTAATTTAACTGGTGTTTTTAACACAGTTAAGGCAGCAATACCAGCACTTAAAAAGTCTAAAGGATACATTTTTACAATATCTAGTTTAGCAGGTACCAATTTTTTTGAAAACGGAGCCGCATATAACGCTAGTAAATTTGGTGTAGTTGGTTTTTCACAAGCAATTATGTTAGATTTAAGACCGTATGATATTAAAGTAACTACTATTATGCCTGGTTCTGTAGCTACGTATTTTAACGGACACACACCTACAGATGCAGATGCTTGGAAAATTCAACCAGAAGACATAGGTCAAATGGTAGTAGATTTAATACGTATGAACCCTAGAACCTTACCAAGCAAAGTAGAGGTTAGACCATCTGTTCCGCCATCTGCACGTAAATAA
- a CDS encoding Dabb family protein encodes MKLLVTIINKGFTHSFMLTFKDEKTLEVYLVHKEHLALIKNIG; translated from the coding sequence ATTAAGTTATTAGTTACTATAATAAATAAAGGGTTTACCCATAGTTTTATGCTTACTTTTAAAGATGAAAAAACACTAGAGGTATATTTAGTTCATAAAGAACATTTAGCACTTATAAAAAATATAGGTTAG